TTCAACCGCCACGTAAAAGGGGAGCGTGGTTTCCGCCGCGCCCAGGGCGAAGTTAAACGCGGCAACGTTTTCGCGGCCGGCAAACCGGGCCTCGAGCTTCCGGTATGCCTCGGGAAACGGCTCAAAGGCGAAAACGCGATACCCCGCGTCCGCGGTCACCTGCGTGTATTCGCCCTCATTTGCGCCGACATCCAGCAACACCCGGTTCGGTAAAAAGTTATACAGAAACGCAGCCAGGTAGTACTCGGGTTCGCTGTGGGCGAAGCGATCCTCGAACCGGCGCGCGGCTAAGTTGGCGGGCATATCGGCGACCTGCAGCCCCCCGCTTAGCGTCCGGACGTGCAGCCGTTCGACGGCTTCCAGCAGTTTGAGCAACTCATCATCCGCCCGCCGTGCGCGTGCGTGCACGCTGTCGAGCATGTCGTAAACTTTCAGGAGTTGCTGTTTAAGTTCGTCGATTTGCCCTTGGAGCCGGTAAATACCCGCCTCCACCGGCGGGATTCTCTCGGTGTAACCGATGACCCGGTCGAGCTTGTTGCGGACGTCGTCGATCGCCAGAGCCTGCTGAGCGAGGGAGGTG
The sequence above is a segment of the Verrucomicrobiota bacterium genome. Coding sequences within it:
- a CDS encoding FkbM family methyltransferase, with product MQDSFRNRITSLAQQALAIDDVRNKLDRVIGYTERIPPVEAGIYRLQGQIDELKQQLLKVYDMLDSVHARARRADDELLKLLEAVERLHVRTLSGGLQVADMPANLAARRFEDRFAHSEPEYYLAAFLYNFLPNRVLLDVGANEGEYTQVTADAGYRVFAFEPFPEAYRKLEARFAGRENVAAFNFALGAAETTLPFYVAVE